A part of Parafrankia discariae genomic DNA contains:
- a CDS encoding response regulator translates to MEKIRVFVLDDHEIVRNGLRQTLARHDDIEVVGEAGLAAEALRRIPALHPHVAVLDGRLPDGSGIDVCREVRSALPDVACLILTSYDDDEALFSAIMAGAAGYVLKEIRGNDLVGAIRTVASGQSLLAPSVTRRVLERLRDGPNEDPAMATLNQREREILQLIADGLTNRQIGTRLGLSEKTVKNYVSSILEKLGLASRTQAAVYLMKQSGE, encoded by the coding sequence ATGGAGAAGATCCGGGTGTTCGTTCTCGATGACCACGAGATCGTGCGTAATGGTCTGCGTCAGACGCTCGCCCGGCATGACGATATCGAGGTCGTCGGTGAGGCCGGGCTGGCCGCGGAGGCGTTGCGGCGGATTCCCGCGTTGCATCCGCATGTGGCGGTGCTGGACGGGCGGCTGCCTGATGGCAGCGGCATCGACGTGTGTCGGGAGGTGCGTTCGGCGTTGCCGGACGTGGCGTGCCTGATTCTGACGTCCTATGACGATGACGAGGCGTTGTTCTCGGCGATCATGGCGGGGGCGGCGGGGTACGTGTTGAAGGAGATCCGGGGCAACGATCTGGTGGGGGCGATCCGGACGGTGGCGTCGGGGCAGTCGTTGCTGGCGCCGTCGGTGACGCGGCGGGTGTTGGAGCGGTTGCGGGACGGGCCGAACGAGGACCCGGCGATGGCGACGCTGAACCAGCGGGAGCGTGAGATCCTGCAGTTGATCGCGGACGGGTTGACGAACCGGCAGATCGGCACGCGGCTGGGGTTGTCGGAGAAGACGGTGAAGAACTACGTGTCGAGCATTCTGGAGAAGCTCGGCCTGGCGAGCCGCACGCAGGCCGCCGTCTACCTGATGAAGCAGAGCGGGGAGTAG